One region of Scophthalmus maximus strain ysfricsl-2021 chromosome 15, ASM2237912v1, whole genome shotgun sequence genomic DNA includes:
- the cdkn3 gene encoding cyclin-dependent kinase inhibitor 3 isoform X2, protein MRTSEFDSSSEDEEIGAEQLTPFHVSWLPLSIVECSQFLGICALPGCKYKEIRRSLQRDVEELQNQGVQDVFVFCTRGELNKYRVPSLLEVYRQRGFTVHHAPFPDGDAPELRQCCQILEELQVGLDNSRRTLIHCYGGLGRSGLIAACLLLQLSSTMTANKAIEILREHRGGGAIQTVKQYNFLHEFRERFAAYQESREVSTERSVSR, encoded by the exons ATGAGGACGAGTGAGTTTGACTCGTCATCTGAGGACGAGGAGATCGGAGCGGAGCAGCTGACTCCCTTCCACGTCTCCTG GTTACCTCTGTCCATCGTGGAGTGCTCACAGTTTCTTGGGATTTGTGCACTACCAG GTTGCAAATACAAAGAGATCCGCCGGAGTCTGCAAAGAGACGTCG AGGAGCTCCAGAACCAGGGCGTGCAGGACGTGTTCGTTTTCTGCACCCGAGGGGAACTGAACAAGTACAGGGTTCCCTCGCTGCTGGAGGTCTACCGGCAGCGAGGCTTCACCGTTCACCACGCGCCCTTCCCAGACGGAGACGCTCCCGAGCTGAGGCAGTGCTGCCAgatcctggaggagctgcaggtcgGCCTGGACAACAGCAGGAGGACGCTGATCCA CTGTTATGGAGGCCTGGGACGCTCTGGATTAA TCGCCGCCTGTCTGCTGCTCCAGCTCTCCTCCACAATGACGGCGAACAAAGCCATCGAGATCCTCAGGGAGCACCGAGGAGGCGGAGCGATACAGACGGTGAAG CAATACAACTTCCTCCACGAGTTTCGGGAGAGGTTCGCAGCGTaccaggagagcagagaggttTCCACAGAGCGCTCCGTGTCCCGGTGA
- the cdkn3 gene encoding cyclin-dependent kinase inhibitor 3 isoform X1 translates to MVTVFQTEAMRTSEFDSSSEDEEIGAEQLTPFHVSWLPLSIVECSQFLGICALPGCKYKEIRRSLQRDVEELQNQGVQDVFVFCTRGELNKYRVPSLLEVYRQRGFTVHHAPFPDGDAPELRQCCQILEELQVGLDNSRRTLIHCYGGLGRSGLIAACLLLQLSSTMTANKAIEILREHRGGGAIQTVKQYNFLHEFRERFAAYQESREVSTERSVSR, encoded by the exons TGTTTCAGACTGAAGCCATGAGGACGAGTGAGTTTGACTCGTCATCTGAGGACGAGGAGATCGGAGCGGAGCAGCTGACTCCCTTCCACGTCTCCTG GTTACCTCTGTCCATCGTGGAGTGCTCACAGTTTCTTGGGATTTGTGCACTACCAG GTTGCAAATACAAAGAGATCCGCCGGAGTCTGCAAAGAGACGTCG AGGAGCTCCAGAACCAGGGCGTGCAGGACGTGTTCGTTTTCTGCACCCGAGGGGAACTGAACAAGTACAGGGTTCCCTCGCTGCTGGAGGTCTACCGGCAGCGAGGCTTCACCGTTCACCACGCGCCCTTCCCAGACGGAGACGCTCCCGAGCTGAGGCAGTGCTGCCAgatcctggaggagctgcaggtcgGCCTGGACAACAGCAGGAGGACGCTGATCCA CTGTTATGGAGGCCTGGGACGCTCTGGATTAA TCGCCGCCTGTCTGCTGCTCCAGCTCTCCTCCACAATGACGGCGAACAAAGCCATCGAGATCCTCAGGGAGCACCGAGGAGGCGGAGCGATACAGACGGTGAAG CAATACAACTTCCTCCACGAGTTTCGGGAGAGGTTCGCAGCGTaccaggagagcagagaggttTCCACAGAGCGCTCCGTGTCCCGGTGA